TCGGTGTCGTCGACGAGCGGGGCGAGCTCACCTGGGGCCAGCTCCACCGCCGCACCAACGCCCTCGCCGCGGCGCTGCGGCAGGAGGGCGTGCGGGCCGGTGACGGCGTGGCCGTCATGTGCCGCAACCACCGGGGCTTCATCGAGGCCTCGGTCGCGGCCAGCAAGCTCGGCGCCGACGTGCTCTACCTCAACACCGCCTTCGCCGGGCCGCAGCTCGTCGACGTGCTGGAGCGGGAGGCGCCGCGGATCGTCGTGCACGACGAGGAGTTCACCGACCTGCTCGCCGCCGCCGACGTCGAGCACCGGGTGCTGGCCTGGGTGGACGCCGAGGCCCCCGGCGGCGCGACCGGGCGGGACGACGGCGTCCGCACGCTGGAGGAGCTGATCGCCCGCGGCGACGAGGCGGAGCTCGACCCGCCGGAGCGCGAGGGCCGCACCATCATCCTGACCTCGGGCACGACCGGCACGCCCAAGGGTGCGCCGCGACCGCAGGGCGGGGTGCCGGCCGCGGTGTCCCTGCTGTCGCGGATGCCCCTGCGCTCCCGGTGGCGCTGCTACGTGGCGGCCCCCCTCTTCCACACGTGGGGCTTCGCCCACTACCAGCTCGCCATGCTGCTCGGCACGACGCTGGTGCTGCGTCGCCGCTTCGACCCGAAGGAGGCGCTCGCGGTGCTCGCCGACGAGCGCTGCGACTCCTTCGTGGTGATCCCCGTGATGCTCCAGCGGATCCTCGCGCTGCCGGCCGACGAGCTGGACGCGCACCGGCTGCCCCACCTGGCCGTGGTGGCGTCGTCCGGGTCGGCCCTGCCGGGCGACCTCGCGATCACCTGGATGGACCGCTTCGGCGACAACCTCTACAGCACGTACGGCTCGACCGAGGTGGCCTGGGCGAGCATCGCCGACCCGGAGGACCTGCGCGAGGCGCCCTCGTCCGCCGGCCGGCTGCCGCACGCCACCGTCGTCAAGATCCTCGACGACACGGGGGCGGAGGTGCCACCGGGTGAGCCGGGCCGCATCTTCGTCGGCAACGACCTGCAGATCGAGGGCTACACCGGCGGGGGCACGAAGGAGGTCGTCGACGGGCTGATGTCCTCGGGCGACGTCGGTCGCTTCGGCCCCGACGGACGGCTCTACGTCGAGGGTCGCGACGACGAGATGATCGTCTCCGGCGGCGAGAACGTCTTCCCCAAGGAGGTCGAGGACTGCCTCGCGCGCCACGAGAGCGTCGCCGAGGTGGCGGCCATCGGCGTCGACGACGAGGACTTCGGCAAGCGCCTCCGCGCCTTCGTGGTGCTCGCCGACGGCGCCCAGGCCGACGAGCAGTCGCTGAAGGACTGGGTCAAGCAGAACCTCGCCCGCTACAAGGTGCCGCGCGAGATCGTGCTGCTCGACGAGCTGCCGCGGAACGCGACCGGCAAGGTGCTCAAGCGCGAGCTCGACGCGGGCTGAGGGCGGTGCGGCCGGTCCCAGCCGGGGCCGGTCGATCCCGGCGGGGCGCGGTGGGAGGATGGGCGTCATGTTCCCGATGAGTGACGACGCGCGCGCGACGACGCCGTGCGGCGGCGCGGGCG
This Nocardioides alkalitolerans DNA region includes the following protein-coding sequences:
- a CDS encoding AMP-binding protein; translated protein: MGAVRTKVADAGTSLRVLAGAGIVRPYSPRVLAGMLGTLRSWGTSPAGGFRTAALRWPDEVGVVDERGELTWGQLHRRTNALAAALRQEGVRAGDGVAVMCRNHRGFIEASVAASKLGADVLYLNTAFAGPQLVDVLEREAPRIVVHDEEFTDLLAAADVEHRVLAWVDAEAPGGATGRDDGVRTLEELIARGDEAELDPPEREGRTIILTSGTTGTPKGAPRPQGGVPAAVSLLSRMPLRSRWRCYVAAPLFHTWGFAHYQLAMLLGTTLVLRRRFDPKEALAVLADERCDSFVVIPVMLQRILALPADELDAHRLPHLAVVASSGSALPGDLAITWMDRFGDNLYSTYGSTEVAWASIADPEDLREAPSSAGRLPHATVVKILDDTGAEVPPGEPGRIFVGNDLQIEGYTGGGTKEVVDGLMSSGDVGRFGPDGRLYVEGRDDEMIVSGGENVFPKEVEDCLARHESVAEVAAIGVDDEDFGKRLRAFVVLADGAQADEQSLKDWVKQNLARYKVPREIVLLDELPRNATGKVLKRELDAG